A genomic stretch from Strongyloides ratti genome assembly S_ratti_ED321, chromosome : 1 includes:
- a CDS encoding Glycolipid transfer protein encodes MTDTYFSFKDKMFPLLEDEKIPTEQFLSACQGIAEFVGFFGAAFSPVKNDIMGNVIKVRTKYESNTERMPTIQDLIDTDLIDNNGKLGIATEGLLWLKRGLEFMLQMIIYMVEEYNVNPNKEETENLKNVINKAYEITLKRHHNFLAKNLFKLVIHAAPYRRTILKHVALGKEGCDDICIEHITSHLENFRENVASLVNYYYLKKLETRP; translated from the coding sequence ATGACTGatacatatttttcattCAAAGATAAAATGTTTCCTTTATTAGAAGATGAAAAAATTCCAACTGAACAATTTTTATCAGCATGTCAAGGAATTGCTGAATTTGTTGGATTTTTTGGTGCAGCTTTTTCTCCagttaaaaatgatataatggGGAATGTAATCAAAGTAAGAACAAAATATGAAAGTAATACAGAACGTATGCCAACAATACAAGATTTAATTGATACTGATCTTATTGATAACAATGGGAAATTAGGTATAGCAACAGAAGGATTGTTATGGTTAAAAAGAGGTCTTGAATTTATGCttcaaatgataatttatatgGTAGAAGAGTATAATGTAAATCCAAACAAAGAGGAAacagaaaatttaaaaaatgttattaataaagCATATGAAATTACACTTAAAAGgcatcataattttttagctaaaaatctttttaagtTAGTTATTCATGCAGCACCTTATAGAAGGACAATTTTAAAGCATGTAGCTTTAGGAAAAGAAGGTTGTGATGATATATGTATTGAACATATAACATCACATCTTGAAAATTTTAGAGAAAATGTTGCCTCATtagttaattattattatttaaaaaaactagAAACTAGACCATGA
- a CDS encoding ATPase, F0 complex, subunit C family and V-ATPase proteolipid subunit C-like domain-containing protein has protein sequence MYAQRLVVPLSRAIVARSAFRAESMLAARALHTTVARKDIDSAAKYIGAGAATVGVAGSGAGIGNVFGALVIGYARNPSLKQQLFSYAILGFALSEAMGLFCLSMGFMILFAL, from the exons ATGTACGCTCAAAGACTTGTTGTTCCACTTTCCCGTGCTATT gttGCCCGTTCTGCTTTCCGTGCTGAATCTATGTTAGCTGCCCGTGCTCTTCACACCACAGTTGCTCGCAAAGATATTGACTCAGCAGCTAAATACATTGGAGCTGGAGCCGCCACCGTCGGAGTAGCTGGATCTGGAGCTGGTATTGGAAACGTTTTTGGAGCTCTCGTCATCGGATATGCCCGTAACCCATCTCTTAAACAACAACTTTTCTCATACGCTATTCTTGGATTTGCCCTCTCAGAGGCTATGGGTCTTTTCTGTCTCTCCATGGGTTTCATGATCCTCTTTGCtctttaa
- a CDS encoding CAP Gly-rich domain-containing protein — protein sequence MNKSMNRSITDNSQLITCDSLNKEVILPDGLKGILKYLGSVRGKEGMYAGIEVYEPKGKHDGVFEGIRYFDAKPSHGLFAPAHRVRLSSSHLSPKKFYNFDRKKDDNFGNHLTKIKRPNTLIRSAMPSLGRDYQEKYRGINESNNFLMDNSTGEYTLPLGDDDCGSTNDMDISMISSTTSSQMTQSKLYQQELLTSDYNMCNSYSTYTIDKKPIPNWGLLECSGGGSTTDINMLTQRMSLMNNSSLDSGRSTANTSRNMLLKENILSTRTNDFNDNIFLTNNEYINNDEDEEMSVSCILEAPTIDPSLLPTINENNIISANYMTVDYYNSNLPQSSELPTPVEDDLETPIVENTTFDVPNTTYDYDDFDLDKIKEEMEKEDDNEMLFELSSRETSFGVETDKTTEYIEGNNNEKNDNDLNMNGNKYTSHNHTPNSRTPTKESRKNGTKGNILGSKVEVTQTPPKESKSAIARRLKAEKAAAALAAAKAKAAEKEQLKNAEVPKKKQRVSVMEIIKSSPSKPKIHKTQTKKSRIQEIEERIKASIEAEKNKPKKEIKSKLAAVISSENGGSRETITSHSSIEDMNKHIKTTSTLHRVPLKQTNESSKNTVVSKPIDLSKVQSKVAASINSKTGVTKTTITKKPLTTTSKHTSSFAPPSVSKLQNKLNTIKRVSTSNTTKGKDIKNIEEKLVKLQYNANVALALAVVSNKLMTQSDRYKELLNIEIKEKKKLERNLEEKVSEINDELIKVTTRFNNSLEEEKTKNYNELERTRVEFNEQLNSAHIQYQAKISDLDGRLAESEKQVKQLLLDKKELQGTLSKSNDEKIKTLCDEVSSLNTALEIKGQENNKLRRENERLQLENDTIPSKDIEIRKLKVKLADIQSELELRKNTEKALTKQFEELQREAYVNRSSNEEVCKENELLKYKIEELQNSFYETETTHSTDDTLSPRLRISNYSKLNSPRPVASSTPRKSNNDVDPMQTSTLSIYQESGRKRNSMLKNSNADIIYAPEGAFITGEDTFDDGEEPF from the exons ATGAATAAATCTATGAATAGATCTATAACTGATAATTCACAACTAATAACATGtgattcattaaataaagagGTTATCCTTCCAGATGGTTTAAAAGGTATCCTCAAATATTTAGGTTCTGTACGTGGTAAGGAAGGAATGTATGCGGGTATAGAAGTTTATGAACCAAAAGGTAAACATGATGGTGTTTTTGAAGGTATAAGATATTTTGATGCTAAACCTAGTCATGGTCTTTTTGCTCCAGCTCATCGTGTTCGCCTATCCTCCTCACATTTGTcaccaaaaaaattttacaactttgatagaaaaaaagatgataattttggtaatcatttaacaaaaataaaacgTCCTAAT acATTGATACGTTCTGCAATGCCATCATTAGGAAGAGATTATCAAGAAAAATATAGGGGAATTAATGAgagtaataattttcttatgGATAATTCAACAGGAGAATATACTTTACCTCTTGGTGATGATGATTGTGGTAGTACAAATGATATGGATATTTCAATGATATCTTCAACAACCTCCTCCCAAATGACACAATCAAAA TTATATCAACAGGAACTGCTCACATCTGATTATAATATGTGTAATTCATATTCTACATATACTATTGATAAAAAACCg aTACCTAACTGGGGATTATTAGAGTGTTCAGGTGGAGGCTCGACTACAGATATTAACATGTTAACACAACGAATGTCATTGATGAATAATTCTTCTCTTGATAGTGGTAGAAGTACAGCAAATACTTCTCGTAATATgcttttaaaagaaaatatattgtcTACAAGAACAAatgattttaatgataatatatttttaacaaataatgaatatataaataatgatgaagatgaagaaa tgTCTGTTTCTTGTATTTTGGAGGCTCCTACTATAGATCCTTCTTTATTACCAACTATTAacgaaaataatattatttctgcTAATTATATGACTgttgattattataattctAATTTACCTCAATCATCAGAACTTCCAACACCAGTAGAAGATGATTTAGAAACACCAATTGTAGAAAATACAACATTTGATGTTCCAAATACAACATATGACTATGATGATTTTGATCTTGACAAAATTAAAGAAGAAATGGAAAAAGAGGATGATAATGAAATGTTATTTGAATTAAGTAGTAGAGAAACTTCATTTGGTGTTGAAACAGATAAAACAACAGAATATATTGAAGGTAATaacaatgaaaaaaatgataatgatttaaatatgaatggaaataaatatacatctCATAATCATACACCAAACTCAAGAACACCTACAAAAGAATCCCGAAAAAATGGTACTAAAGGTAATATTTTGGGTTCTAAAGTTGAGGTAACACAAACACCACCAAAAGAATCTAAAAGTGCAATTGCAAGGAGACTTAAAGCAGAAAAGGCAGCTGCTGCATTGGCTGCAGCTAAAGCAAAAGCTGCTGAAAAggaacaattaaaaaatgctGAGGTACCTAAAAAGAAACAAAGAGTTTCAGTAatggaaataataaaaagttctCCATCTAAACCTAAAATTCATAAAACACAAACTAAAAAATCTAGAATTCAAGAAATTGAAGAACGTATAAAAGCCTCAATTGAGgcagaaaaaaataaaccgAAAAAGGAAATTAAATCAAAACTGGCTGCTGTTATATCTTCTGAAAATGGTGGTAGTAGAGAAACAATAACTTCTCATAGTTCTATTGAGG ACATGAATAAACACATAAAAACTACTTCTACTCTCCATAGAGTTCCATTAAAACAAACTAATGAATCTTCTAAAAATACTGTAGTATCAAAGCCTATAGATTTATCAAAAGTTCAAAGTAAAGTTGCTGCTTCTATTAATTCTAAAACTGGAGTAACAAAAACAACCATAACAAAAAAACCATTAACTACAACATCAAAACATACTTCATCTTTTGCTCCACCATCTGTTTCAAAacttcaaaataaattaaatactaTAAAAAGAGTGTCTACAAGTAATACTACTAAAggtaaagatataaaaaatattgaagaaaaattagtaaaaCTCCAATATAATGCAAATGTAGCATTAGCATTAGCTGTTGTATCAAATAAACTTATGACTCAAAGTGATAGATACAAAGAATTATTgaatattgaaataaaagaaaaaaagaaattagaAAGAAACTTAGAAGAGAAAGTTTCTGAGATAAATGATGAATTAATTAAAG ttacaACACGTTTCAATAATTCTCTTGAGGAggaaaaaactaaaaattataatgag ttaGAAAGAACTCGTGTAGAATTTAATGAACAATTAAACTCTGCCCATATTCAGTATCAGGCAAAGATTTCTGATCTTGATGGAAGATTAGCGGAGAGTGAGAAGCAGGTTAAACAACTTTTATTGGATAAAAAAGAGTTACAAGGAACATTATCAAAAAgtaatgatgaaaaaattaaaactctTTGTGATGAAGTTAGTAGTTTAAATACTGCTTTAGAGATTAAAGGtcaagaaaataataaattaagaaGAGAAAATGAAAGATTACAACTTGAAAATGACACAATCCCAAGTAAAGATATtgaaataagaaaattaaaagttaaattagCTGATATTCAATCAGAATTAGAGTTACGAAAAAATACTGAAAAAGCCTTAACAAAACAATTTGAAGAACTTCAAAGAGAGGCATATGTTAATAGAAGTTCTAATGAAGAAGTATGTAAAGAAAATGAGTTgcttaaatataaaattgaagaacttcaaaattctttttatgaAACAGAGACAACACATAGTACAGATGACACTTTATCACCACGTCTTCGTATATCtaattattcaaaattaaatagCCCACGGCCAGTTGCTTCATCAACACCAAGAAAGAGTAACAATGATGTTGATCCTATGCAAACATCAACTCTTTCAATTTACCAAGAATCtggaagaaaaagaaattcaATGCTCAAAAATTCAAATGCTGATATAATTTATGCCCCAGAAGGAGCATTTATAACAGGAGAAGATACATTCGATGACGGTGAAGAACCATTCtaa
- a CDS encoding Nucleoporin FG repeat-containing protein, whose protein sequence is MSFFGSGQKPATGATSSLFGTSSTPTTGSLFGSSTSNVTGGSLFGSPAPATGSLFGSATPTANSGSLFGTPAAKTGTSLFGTPPVANSGGSLFGSTSTPASGTSLFGSAGTTSTGGGSLFGSATTTSTAGGSLFGSATTTSTAGSSLFGSTATASTAGSSLFGSATTTSTAGSSLFGSTTVTPAAGSSLFGTTTGTPATGGSLFGSTPGTGGSLFGASNTTSTGTLFGSSAKPASGSLFGSTGNTSLFGTTPGTTNSLFSGSTAVLPTTDTKVERPKDENPLEGEVPKPLVDQFEMLSKKLKENQNLITEYSLNSAEKCLQIDGKLESLRIMMDEERKNVGEFKNKFTTLKESSHKDYLMAEMVHKLQASLDNGTTSGAQECRNYIMSLVNEYSQCIHKYNERIDEIYRLIEDELSNNKERRITEDELYENLNKFDQHMKSLAFQISQMEDDMQSIKILFMDNQKQKYGRFVQNPFDF, encoded by the coding sequence ATGTCTTTTTTTGGTTCTGGTCAGAAACCAGCTACAGGAGCTACTAGTTCTCTTTTTGGTACTTCATCAACACCAACTACGGGTTCTTTATTTGGTAGTTCTACATCAAATGTTACAGGAGGATCATTATTTGGAAGTCCAGCACCAGCTACAGGTTCTTTATTTGGAAGTGCAACACCAACAGCAAATAGTGGATCTTTATTTGGAACTCCAGCTGCTAAAACTGGTACTTCATTATTTGGAACTCCACCAGTTGCAAATAGTGGTGGGTCATTGTTTGGAAGTACTTCTACCCCTGCTTCTGGAACTTCTTTATTTGGATCAGCAGGTACAACATCAACTGGTGGAGGTTCTTTATTTGGAAGTGCTACAACAACATCTACTGCTGGAGGTTCCTTATTTGGAAGTGCTACAACAACATCTACCGCTGGTAGTTCTTTATTTGGAAGTACAGCAACAGCATCTACAGCTGGAAGTTCTTTATTCGGTAGTGCTACAACAACATCTACCGCTGGTAGTTCTTTATTTGGTAGTACTACAGTAACGCCAGCCGCAGGAAGTTCTTTATTTGGAACAACTACAGGAACACCTGCTACTGGAGGTTCTTTATTTGGTTCTACACCAGGTACTGGTGGTTCTCTTTTTGGTGCATCTAATACAACAAGTACAGGAACACTTTTTGGATCATCAGCAAAGCCGGCAAGTGGTAGTTTATTTGGATCAACTGGTAATACATCACTTTTTGGAACAACTCCTGGAACGACGAATAGTTTATTCAGTGGTTCTACTGCTGTTTTACCAACAACAGATACAAAAGTAGAAAGACCAAAAGATGAAAATCCACTTGAGGGAGAGGTACCAAAACCTTTGGTAGATCAATTTGAAATGTTATCTAAGAAATTAAAAGAGAATCAAAATCTCATTACAGAGTATTCTTTAAATTCAGCCGAAAAATGTCTTCAAATTGATGGAAAACTTGAATCGCTAAGAATAATGATGGATGAAGAGAGAAAAAATGTAGGAGagtttaaaaacaaatttacaACATTAAAAGAATCAAGTCATAAAGATTATCTTATGGCAGAAATGGTTCACAAATTACAAGCATCATTAGACAATGGTACTACATCTGGTGCGCAAGAATGTAGAAATTATATAATGTCTTTGGTAAATGAATATAGTCAATGTATTCATAAGTACAATGAAAGAATAGATGAAATTTATCGTTTGATAGAAGATGAATTAAGTAATAACAAAGAAAGGAGGATTACAGAAGATGAGTTGTATGAGAAtcttaataaatttgatCAACATATGAAGTCACTGGCATTTCAAATATCACAAATGGAAGATGATATGCAATCTATAAAGATACTTTTTATGGATAATCAGAAACAAAAGTATGGTAGATTTGTCCAAAATccttttgatttttaa
- a CDS encoding Protein PBDC1 — protein MANLETQLTAPAEDYINDPSIEFAWAMKASERASIHQNLLLNCDTKTLKLNKYQDEIYKAFRETFPDLNIELVTEEQLKGDNKKKWHDFCESFKEVDDYNMGALMRMDVKTIYTPDNTIIVPRIQFLAIEGARNVEGVNEKYKESISRDYQKASNDGTLAI, from the exons atggcAAATTTGGAAACACAACTTACAGCTCCAGCAGAGGATTACATTAATGATCCATCAATAGAATTTGCTTGGGCAATGAAAGCCAGTGAAAGAGCAAGCATTCATCAAAATTTACTTCTTAATTGTGATAccaaaacattaaaattaaataaataccaagatgaaatatataaagcATTTAGAGAAACTTTTCCAGATTTAAATATAGAACTG gTAACTGAGGAACAATTAAAAGgtgataacaaaaaaaaatggcatGATTTTTGTGAGTCATTCAAAGAAGTTGATGACTATAATATGGGAGCTTTAATGAGAATGGATGTAAAGACAATATACACACCAGATAATACTATTATTGTTCCAAGGATACAATTTTTGGCCATCGAAGGTGCTAGAAATGTTGAAGGagttaatgaaaaatacAAAGAATCAATTTCCCGTGACTATCAAAAGGCCTCAAATGATGGAACTTTGGCTATTTGA